The Prevotella melaninogenica region TTTCCAGCATTCATATTACGTTTTTTCTCACCACCAAGATTCATTGGAGCAACACAAGTTTGAGGTGCTTTAAAAGATTTTCCAACATTTTTCTTCCATTTCGCATAATGTTATCGGAGATTTTCCATCCCATAGTGTTCATATGAATTTCGAAACGTCCAGTACTTCTACGCGTGTCATCTAAAGAGAATTGGGCTTGTTCTGCACTATCCCACATCTATACTCAAAATCGAGTACAGAAATGGTCATTCTTAAAGATTTGTTTCAAACAGTATGATTATCAAAATGGAACTTACACTTTGACATACCGTCCTTATATTGTTCTTATCTCCTTCGAAGGGAATCTACAGAGAGATCAAGCTCAGATATTAGTTTGTCACTCTGTATAATAGAAACTAACGAATCATTTTCAAATGTTAATGCCGTTGTTATAATGAATCCTTCACATAGGACACGAGCAGGTTCCTTATAATACAAAACGTCTATTCTCTTATGGTTTCTTGTAAAAACATCAGATCTAAATGGAAAACCACATTGTTTTTTCACATCTGCTTTATTGACTCCTAAACGAATGTCTGACACCGGAAATTTAGACAATGTAGGTACAATAGAACAAGAGTAAAGCCCTAAGATAGAGACGCAAAATGATAATATTATTTTATTTAGTTTCATTTTTATCACCTTTTATGTTTAAGTATTGTTCGACACTTGTTATCTTTCAGAAGAAATAACAAACTCATTCTCGTCATTAGAGCATTCCAAAACAGAACGTTGTACGCAGTACAAGGGATGAAAGCAAAAAAGATTTTTTCATGTCAATAAAGGTTTAATAGTTATTCGCCGTAAAGGTACATTTATTTTTTGTATCTTTATTAAAAACGATAAATAATTTTACTCAGTTTCCATTATCTTTTTCTTTAATACCCGACGAGGGATTATAACAAACATCTTTTCTTTCCTGCTCACAGGGATATCGCGCATTCTACTCCCCTCCCCTTGGGGGAGGGGCAAGGGGGAGGGGCTACTTGTTGTGTGTTGTGTTAAGTGTGTTTTTTTTTACCATCCACCACTTCACCGCAGCATTCATAATCTCATTCATGCCGTCGAAAATCTCATCGAGATTACTTTGCCTCAATTCACCGTTACCCTCACCACCTGCATGCTTTAGGATAAAGGTCTTATCCAGCAGGGAATAGCCACAGAGCGAACGGCTTTTAACGATTTTCAGGTCCTCCTCAAAGCGTTCGGGTGTGGTGTGTATGACTTGAACATTCAGGCGAGGCCATGTAGAACATTCAATTAACTCAAATTCTTTTCCGTCCACTTCATGAACAGAATAATGGAAATCATAGGTTTTCATTGCTCAATTACTCATTTTGTTGTTATAAAATTACGTATAGTCATTTATCTTTTTACGATATTCAAGACAGAAATACGCTCGTATAATACATAGAAAAATATCTGTACTTTTCGTTGTCTTCAAAGCTACTCCCTACACCAAATGTAATTATTTTTCACATCCTCCTTTTTAAAAGATGCTCTTTTGGCTTCGAAAAGACGCTTAATTGGCTTGCAATAGATGCCCTTTTGGGTGCTTACTAACGCCCTTTTGAACTCGAAGTAAGCACCTTTTAAAACATTCTCATGCAAATGTTTGATGCTCTGAGAGTTACAACGATGCATTTTTAAGTGCCTTTTAGCACTTCTGAGGGGATTTATTTACTTGTTTTGTAATGATTTTTCAGAGTGAGGGGAAGGTTATTTTCAGGTGAGGGAGTAAGGTTTTAGTCAATTAAAAAAAGCCTGCCACGACCATGCGACAGACTCTCAAACTAATACCTTATGCTTTTAACTTAAAAGAGTTTTCAATACTTGCGATTTCAGCATGGAATCCCTTGTCAACCTTAAGACGGTCTTCAATCTTTGAACAACTGTGGATTACGGTGCTGTGGTCACGATTACCAACCAACTTTCCGATACGACTTGCAGGCATCTTAGTATATTTCTGTGCCATATACATACTCACTTGGCGTGCCATCACAATATCTTTCTTTCGAGAACGAGAGTTGACTGCCGACATCGTGACATTATAATGCGAGCATACTTTATCCAAGATGTCGTCAATTGTCAGCGGTTCGTCGTCAATTTTCACTGCCCGTTTGATAACACGCTCAGCCAATCGCATATCAATATTACTATTGTAAACGACGCTGTAAGCGAGCAATGAGTTGATAACACCTTGAAGATCACGCACACTGCCATTAGCAGTTTCGGCGATGAAGCGCACTACATCCTCTGGAATATTAAGACCGTCACGCTTAATCTTGCTATGGAGAATATCCACACAAAGCTGTACGTTTGGTTTTTCTAACTCTGCAATCAAACCACAAGAGAAACGTGTCAGCAGGCGGTCGTTCATACCCTTGAGATCTACAGGTGGGCGGTCGCTCGCTAAGATGATACGTTTTCCGTTACGGAAAAGGTGGTTGAAAATATGGAAGAAGGTGTCCTGCGTCTTTGTTGCAGTAACCCATTCCTGGATATCATCGACAATGAGAATGTCAATTGTCTGATAGAAGTTGATAAAATCGTTGGTAGTATTCTGTCGTACAGAATCGGTGTACTGTACTTGGAACAGACGTGCAGACACGTATAACACACGCTTTTGAGGATAGAGTTGCTTCGCTCTTAATCCGATAGCATTAACAAGGTGAGTCTTTCCACAGCCCGATGGTCCATAGATGAACATTGGGTTAAACTGTGTTGTGTTAGGATGTTCTGCGATAGAAAGACCGATAGAACGAGGGAGTTTGTTGCTGTCGCCTTCAACATAGTTGCTGAATGACTTATGAGGGTCGAGCTGCGAATCGAGGTCCTGTGGCACTGTATCCAGTACGGTTGGGCTCTGATTAGCGCGAGCAGTAGGACGCTGTGACGAGATGTCTTCTACGGTGTCCTGCTCTAAGTCTTGTGACAAGTGATTCTCCTGGTCAATCATTACACGATACGTCAGTTGTACGCCTTGTCCGAAGACACGCGTCAACACCTTACGTAGTAAGTCTACGTAATGACCTTCCAAATACTCATATACGAATTGGCTTGGGACCTGAACTAACAATGTCTTTGATGCTGGCTTGTACGATTGTAAAACAATCGGACGAAACCAGGTGTCAAATTGCTGCTCGGTCACATTCTCCTTAATGAGCTGGAGGCAACTATCCCAAAGATTTTTAGGACTGACGTTCATAATTGGTTGACTATAATATCTCTGTCTTTCACGAAATAGTGGCTTGCCGACTATCTCTAATTAATTTTGATAGTGCAAAGATAGCAATTTATTTATAAAGAGAACTATCTGCAATATTACATCTTTAAAACGTAGAAGTTTGTAAAACGTTATATCTGTGGATGTTGCGTTATCTTTCTTACGAACCACTCATTTTGCGTAGTTGTGTAATTGTAAGTATTTGAAAAACAAATAGTTTTAATATGCCTATGCCCTTTATAACGCTGAGAGTGAAACAAACGCAGGGAAAGCGCAAAGAAGCTGATATTCAAACAGCTTCAAGAAGCTTTCTCTGCGTGTGAAACATTGATGATATTATTTAGACCATATTTAAATTACTTATCTTTTCTACCAAAGATAGAGAAGTGAACATAACGCTTTGGATGTGCCTTGAGATTCGTCAAAAGACTATCTGCAGAGCGCATCGTGCTATTAAGATTCTTGTACAAAGAGGCGTCGTTAAGCATCAAGCCCATTGTACCCTCGTTGCTATTCAGCTTAGCTGTGAGCGAGTTCATATTGTCTAAAGTAGCGTTCACCTTAGCCATCGTAGCCTCAACATCGAGTCCGTTCACCTTATTATTAAGGTTGCTCATCATCGTATTTGCGCCACGGATAGCCCCACGAGCTTCTGTAATACCTTTGTTTGCGTTCACCATCATGCCGTTGGCATTGTCCATCACCCTACCAGCCTTTGCCGTCATAACAGGCAAAGAACCATTAACCTGTGCGAGCAAGGTGTTAAGCTCACGGGTAGAAGTAGTAAGATTGGCTGTAATCTTGTCTACATTGTGTACCGAACTCTGAAGAGCTGGGTCGGCAAGGAGTGTATTTACGCTTCCAAGGATGCTATCCAACTTTGGCAACATCTTCTGGATAGAAGGCACCATACTCTTCAAGTCGCCTAAAGTACCATCATTAATACCACCGTCAATCCATCCGTTAGGCTCCAAGAACTTCGTGCTTTTGCCAAACTGTAGTACGACCTTCACGTTACCCATGATGTCACTAACAATCTCAGCGGTAGTACCCTCTGGGATTCTCAATGTCTTTTCAACATCGACATCGACTGTGATAGACTCGCCTAACTTATCATAGTCGTAATCAATATTCCTAACGATACCCACCTTGAAACCGCGAGCATAGACAGGAGTTGATGTAGACAAGCCCGTGATATCGTTGAACTTAATCTTGTAATGTGCGTCATTCGAGAAGAGGGAAATACCTCTTAGGAACTGTATTCCAAAGAATAACACAACGATAGCAAGTATAGCAACGATGGCAATCCTTACTTGTGGTGTGAAAAATTTCTGCATATCCGTTTTGTTTACTTATTCTTTTTATTCTTGAGAAACTCTGCTATTGCTTGGTTAACATCCATACGTACACCGTTTTTGTAGGCAATAATAAAAGCCTGTGGGAAGTCTTTCAAGAGCTTTCCACGCAATCGTGAAATGTCGTTATAATTCGTACTGGAGCCTATAAAATACTTATAAAAATTGCCTTCTTGAACACAATCAATGTCTGTACGACCATGAAAGAGCTCACTACCTGATCTTAACTGACGGTTAGAAGCCAATACTTGTATCTTAAAAACGGGTACAGCCTTTGATGTTTTACTTTCTGTGTCATTGCAAGGGAGCAACTCTCGAATGGCATCTGAGATTCTCTTCTTCGCCTCTTGTACCTTATTCATAGGGCGAGCTGGGGGTGCTGGGGTGGAAGAACGTGGTTGCTCTACGGGTACTGTAGAACGAGAACGCTGCACTGGAGCCACAGAACGGGAACGCTCTATTGGCGCAACAGGACGCGGTTTAGTTGTTGGGGCAGTTGGGACAACGCGATCTATCACAATTCGCTTGTTCTCAACAGGACGGTAAGGCACCACGATTCGTGTGTCATAGGCATTCTTGTATTGTACAAAAGCATTGTAAATACCCTTTGCCATGGCATCTATACCCTCTGGAGAGTTCAGATATTCCTCCTCATCAGCTGCCGTAATGAAGCCTAACTCTATCAAACAACTTGGCATATAACTCTCTCGCAACACGAGGAAACCAGCCTGATGAACACCCTTATCAATACGTCCTGCAGACGAACAAACAGAGTTCTGTATCATTCGAGCTAACTCAACACTCCGCTCCATGTTCGCATTCTGCATGAATTCAAACATGATATAACTCTCTGAGGAGTTTGGGTCAAAACCCTGATAGGTCTGCTGATAGCCTCTCTCCATTGAGATAACGCTATTCTCTCGCATAGCCACATCGAGGTTAGCCTTCGCACGGTGCATACCTAAGGTGTACACCTGGAATCCTTTTACATAACGACCTGACGCCACAGAGTTCGTATGTACGGATATAAAAAGGTCTGCCTTAGCCTTATTGGCGATGTCTGCACGTTGATGCAAAGGGATAAACACGTCGGTCTTACGGGTATAAATCACATTGACATCTGGCAGATTTCTCTCAACATAACGACCAAAAGCCAAAGCTATATTCAAGTTGATGTCCTTCTCCTTTGATATTGCACCTATCGCACCAGCGTCATGACCACCATGACCAGGGTCAATAACAAGTGTGAACCGTCCGTCTGCAGCCCATGATAGGCCTACCGACAAGACCAAGAAAACAAGGAGAAGCGATATTTTCTTAAACATACTTAACTATTTAAAAGGCAAAGATACGGCTTTTCGTTGGGAAACCAAGGCTCTAATCCTCGGTTTTATCATTTATTAAGTGTAATTCCACGCCTGCCCCATCACTGTCAGCACCCATTGGAGGATTAAGTTTCACGAGTTTTAAGTCGATACTACTTAGCATTGGGAAAGCCGCACACAATGCCTCGACAATGGACCCAGCGACGGATTCTAACAGGCGAGCGGGTTGTTTCATTACCTCTCTTATGACGTTAAATACTTCTGCATAGTTCAGCGTGTCAGCAACATCATCGCTCTTCATTGCCTTTGCAAACGGATAACCTAACCGCAGGTCGAGAACATACTCATTACCGACCACTCGCTCCTGCTCCCCTACTCCGATACGAGCATGGAAGTGAAGACCTTGCAGAAGTATATAACTTGTCATTAATTTCATCATTCTTTAAGAGAAGTGAGGGCAAAACGAGCTGCATGCCCTCTGTCTTAATCCAAGTCAGTCATTAGTCTACAATAGGTATTTCTAATGACCGAATTAGGACCTAATTGAACTTTACTGTTAACTGCTTAGCCACAACGTGAGGCACCACAGTTGGTACAAATCAGACAACCTTCTTGATAAACAAGGGTCTCTTGGCCACAGACTGGACATTTCAAGCCTGACGCACTCGTACCATCAACAACATACTTCTTCAATGCGCGTTCAACACCATTCTTCCAAGTATTGATGCTTTCGTTCTTCAACTGCAGCGAACCAACGAGCTTGATGACGTGGTCGATTGGCATACGATAACGCAATACACCTGAAATCAGCTTTGCATAGTTCCAATACTCTGGGTTGAACTTCTCTGACAAGCCTTCAACAGTAGTCTTATAACCACGCTTATTCTCAAACTGGAAGTCGTAACGATGACTGCCGTCTTCGGCTGTTTGCTTGATAATCTTACCCTTGGTTACGCTCTTTGGAAGGGCAATACCCTCCTCATCGTCCTGCAAACCAGTAAAGATTTCGTAAGGATAACCCTCTAACAAACCAACGAAAGCCACCCATTTCTCTTTATTGTTTTGGAAGCGTACGACGTCACACTCCAATTCTTTTGGACGAACTTCAATTACATTTGGATGATTACAGATATGCTCATGATGTTCCTCAGCTGAGTTAAGGTCTTTTACCTTCTCCTCATCGACAGGCTTTTCGTCCTTTGTCTTGTCCTTCTTCGATACCGAAATCATCACACCTGAGCGACTTCCGTCACGATAGATAGTACAACCCTTGCAACCACTACGCCATGCCTCAACATAGAGTTTATTCACTAACTCCTCATCAACCTGATTTGGAAGGTTCACAGTCACTGAGATTGAGTGGTCAACCCACTTCTGAATCTCACCCTGCATACGCACCTTCATCAACCAATCGACATCGTTTGCGGTAGCTTTATAATAAGGAGAGCGCTTCACAAGTTCGTCAATCTCTTCCTGACTATACTTCTTCTTCGTATCAATTCCGTTCACCTCCATCCATGTCAGGAACTTACGGTGGTAAACAATGTACTCCTCAAAAGAGTCGCCCACCTCATCAACGAAGTCTACATGTACATCCGTATCGTTTGGATTCACCTTACGACGACGCTTATATACAGGCATAAAGACAGGTTCAATACCCGATGTCGTCTGTGTCATAAGCGAGGTTGTACCCGTAGGAGCAATCGTCAGACAGGCAATATTTCTACGACCATACTTCTTCATATCCTCATAGAGCTGTCCGTCAGCCTCCTTCAAACGAAGGATAAACGGATTCTTCTCCTCTCGCTTAGCATCATATATCTCAAACGCACCACGCTCCTGTGCCATTGTCACCGATGAACGATAAGCATTCAGAGCCAATGTGCGATGAATATCAACAGAGAAGTCGGTTGCTTCCTGTGTTCCATAACGCAAGCCCATAGCTGCTATCATATCGCCCTCAGCGGTGATTCCCACACCTGTACGACGACCCTGACAGCTCTTTTTCTTGATCTTCTCCCAAAGATGATACTCCGCACTCTTCACCTCATCCACCTGAGGATCGGTCTTTATCTTCGACATGATGAGGTCGATTTTCTCCATCTCAAGGTCGATGATGTCGTCCATCAATCGCTGTGCGAGCTGTGCATGACGCTTAAACAATTCCATATCGAAGCGTGCATGATCTGTGAATGGATCGATAACGTATGAATAGAGATTCAATGAAAGGAGTCGACAACTATCGTATGGACAGAGTGGAATCTCACCACATGGGTTCGTTGAAACGGTCTGGAAACCAAGGTCTGCATAACAATCAGGAATACTCTCTCGGATAATTGTGTCCCAGAACAGCACTCCCGGCTCGGCACTCTTCCATGCGTTATGTACTATCTTTTCCCATAATGCCTTAGCAGAAATCTCCTTCGTTACGCTTGGTTCGCTGCTATTGGTAGGGAACTGCTGTACGTAGGTCTTATCCTCAACGACTGCCTGCATGAACTCATCGGTAATCTTCACCGACACATTAGCACCAGTCACCTTACCTTCTTCCATCTTGGCATCGATAAACGCCTCTGAATCTGGATGTTTAATACTTACTGAAAGCATCAAGGCACCACGACGACCGTCCTGCGCTACCTCACGAGTACTGTTTGAATAACGCTCCATGAAAGGAACAAGACCCGTTGAAGTCAGGGCTGAGTTGTTAACTGGTGAGCCTTTCGGACGGATATGAGTCAAGTCATGTCCTACTCCACCACGACGCTTCATCAGCTGCACCTGCTCTTCGTCAATACGCATAATGGCACCATAAGAATCGGCATTACCGTCCAAACCGATTACGAAACAGTTGGAAAGAGATGCCACCTGATAGTTATTACCAATACCCGTCATCGGACTACCAGCAGGAATAATATATCTGAAATGGTCCAAGAGGTCGAAAACCTCCTGTGCCGTCAAAGGGTTCTTATATTTGTTTTCAATACGAGCTATCTCGTTAGCAATGCGCCAATGCATCTGTTCTGGCGACTTCTCATAGATATTTCCGAAGCTATCCTTCATCGCATACTTGTTGACCCACACACGAGCAGCAAGTTCGTCTCCACCGAAATAAGCTAAAGATGCTTGAAAAGCTTCATCAAATGAGTAAGTTTGTTTGGTTTCCATTATTGTCGTTTTAGAATTTTTTTCGTCTGCGAAGTTACTAATTGTTTTCCAAAATAGAAAACATTTACTTAACTTTGTAGCATCAAAATTATCTAAAATGAAAACTATTCATACAAGAAAGACGATAAGAAAATACACCAACAAGGATGTATCGGAGGATTTGTTGAAAACTCTATTAGAGAAGGCTGAACGTACGCCAACAATGGGAAACCTGCAGCTTTACTCGGTTGTCATCACTCGCAACGAGGAAAAGAAGGCGCAATTGGCACCTGCTCATTTCAACCAACCGATGGTCATGGGGGCACCTGTGGTCCTCACCTTCTGCGCAGACTTCCGTCGTACTACGCTCTGGGCGGAGAACCGTAAGGCTACTCCGGGTTACGACAACTTCCTTTCTTTCCTCAATGCTGCCACCGATGCGCTGCTCTATTGTCAGACTTTCTGCAATCTTGCTGAGGAAGAGGGCTTAGGTACTTGTTTCTTAGGTACGACCATTTACAACCCCAAAGCTATCATTGAAGTCCTACAACTGCCTCGCTTAGTGATGCCAGTTGCCACTATCACACTCGGTTGGCCTGCTGAGAATCCACCCCTCACCGACCGCCTTCCTATCGACAGTATCATCCACCACGAGACTTACGAAGACTATACCCCCGACCGTATCGATGCTTTCTATACGCCAAAGGAGCAATTAGAGGAAAACAAACACTTTGTGGAAATCAACAACAAAGAAACCCTCGCACAGGTCTTCACCGACCTCAGATATACAAAAGAGGCGAATGAAGCCCTTTCTAAAGTATTAATAAATTCACTTAAAAATCAAGGATTTATAAAGGAGTAAACAAACCATCAACAACCAACAGCCAACACAGCAAAACTAAAAACGGAGATTTATATAAATCTCCGTTTTTACTTAATATCACTTATCTCCCTTTAATATAATCCCCTCTTTTATTTTACTCCTTGATGTTATCTTGGAGAACGTATAAACAGTATATTCTACTTCACCAGGTTCAAAGACCTTAAAATCCAAGTTCCAGCCTTTATCAGCCATCCAATTAAGAAAATTTCCAGCTGATGTGTAAATTATATACTTCCCTTGCTCATCTACTGGGCGTATCTTATTGTATGATTCAAAAATGGAAGGTGTTTCTTTTAAATCACCAAAATCCAGATAGACCATATAACTTAGACCTCTAAAATAGCATCTTGCTTCGCAGTAATACTTTTTCTCCTGTGCCATTAGCAAGATTGGCACACAAAATAATAGGATTAGTAAAAATAAGTTTTTCTTCATAATTAATAGTTTTAGTACAACATATTCGCAAAGATAATAATAACACCCTTTTCTTACAAATATTTTGTAAACTTTCTACTTATTATATCTATTATGTCCCTCTTTTTCATGTATTTTGTGATGGTGCTAACGCCCCGCACATCATGTGCGGAACGTTAGCACGCTATGTGCGAGGTGTTAACAGTATTGCAGAAGATAATAAAACTCACCCCCCAGCCCCCTCTCAGAGAGAGAAAGAGTGGGAATATAGGAACAGTTTGCTTAAGTATTTAAGTAATAATGGACGGAAACATCTGCGAACCACAAGGGGTATCACGCATACTACTCCCCTCTCCATTCGGAGAGGGGTTGGGGGTGAGGCTTTCTTTTTTCCTCTATTTCCTTCCCCTCTCAATTTTTTTTTATATATTTGCGCCATATTATAATCTATCTATTACACAACCTAAACATTTTAAATTATGGAACACATCCCACAAGTTTTTTGGCTCATTCCTATTGCATCAGTATGCGCCTTGGGCATGGCATGGTATTTCTTTAAGTCTATGATGAAAGCGGAGGAAGGTACTCCCCGCATGGTTGAGATTGCTGAATACGTGCGCCGTGGTGCTATGGCGTATCTGAAACAGCAATACAAAGTCGTATTGATTGTTTTTGTTGTTCTTGCGATCGTCTTCGCCATCATGGCTTATGGCTTCAATGCGCAGAATGAATGGGTACCCTTTGCCTTCCTGACTGGTGGTTTCTTCTCTGGTCTTGCGGGTTTCTTCGGTATGAAAACGGCTACCTATGCCAGTGCGAGAACAGCCAATGCAGCACGCAATGGACTCAACAATGGACTCAAAATTGCCTTCCGTTCGGGAGCTGTCATGGGACTCGTTGTCGTTGGATTAGGCTTGTTAGACATAGCCATTTGGTTCATTGTCCTTACTTGGTTCTATTCTGATAAGATGACAACGAGCGAAATGCTTATCACCATCACAACAACGATGTTGACCTTCGGTATGGGTGCATCGACACAGGCTTTGTTTGCTCGTGTAGGTGGTGGTATCTATACAAAGGCGGCTGACGTGGGCGCCGACCTCGTGGGTAAGGTGGAAGCTAACATCCCTGAAGACGACCCACGCAACCCTGCAACGATTGCCGACAACGTGGGCGACAACGTGGGTGACGTGGCTGGTATGGGTGCCGACCTCTACGAGAGCTATTGTGGTTCGATTCTTTCTACGGCTGCCTTGGGTGCAACCGCCTTTGCAGCCTCATCAGGTGATATGCAACTGAAGGCTGTCATCGCACCAATGCTCATCGCTGCCGTCGGTGTTTTCCTTAGTTTGTTCGGTATTTTCCTCGTAAGAACGAAGGAGGGAGCCACGATGAAAGACCTTCTCCACGCCTTAGGATTAGGCACGAACACGGCTGCCGTACTCATTGCTGCTGTTAGTTTCCTCATTCTCTACCTCTTAGGACTGGAGAATTGGCTCGGTGTTAGCTTCTCTGTCATTGCTGGTTTGGCAGCCGGTGTTCTCAT contains the following coding sequences:
- the dnaA gene encoding chromosomal replication initiator protein DnaA; the protein is MNVSPKNLWDSCLQLIKENVTEQQFDTWFRPIVLQSYKPASKTLLVQVPSQFVYEYLEGHYVDLLRKVLTRVFGQGVQLTYRVMIDQENHLSQDLEQDTVEDISSQRPTARANQSPTVLDTVPQDLDSQLDPHKSFSNYVEGDSNKLPRSIGLSIAEHPNTTQFNPMFIYGPSGCGKTHLVNAIGLRAKQLYPQKRVLYVSARLFQVQYTDSVRQNTTNDFINFYQTIDILIVDDIQEWVTATKTQDTFFHIFNHLFRNGKRIILASDRPPVDLKGMNDRLLTRFSCGLIAELEKPNVQLCVDILHSKIKRDGLNIPEDVVRFIAETANGSVRDLQGVINSLLAYSVVYNSNIDMRLAERVIKRAVKIDDEPLTIDDILDKVCSHYNVTMSAVNSRSRKKDIVMARQVSMYMAQKYTKMPASRIGKLVGNRDHSTVIHSCSKIEDRLKVDKGFHAEIASIENSFKLKA
- a CDS encoding MlaD family protein, whose product is MQKFFTPQVRIAIVAILAIVVLFFGIQFLRGISLFSNDAHYKIKFNDITGLSTSTPVYARGFKVGIVRNIDYDYDKLGESITVDVDVEKTLRIPEGTTAEIVSDIMGNVKVVLQFGKSTKFLEPNGWIDGGINDGTLGDLKSMVPSIQKMLPKLDSILGSVNTLLADPALQSSVHNVDKITANLTTSTRELNTLLAQVNGSLPVMTAKAGRVMDNANGMMVNANKGITEARGAIRGANTMMSNLNNKVNGLDVEATMAKVNATLDNMNSLTAKLNSNEGTMGLMLNDASLYKNLNSTMRSADSLLTNLKAHPKRYVHFSIFGRKDK
- a CDS encoding N-acetylmuramoyl-L-alanine amidase, coding for MFKKISLLLVFLVLSVGLSWAADGRFTLVIDPGHGGHDAGAIGAISKEKDINLNIALAFGRYVERNLPDVNVIYTRKTDVFIPLHQRADIANKAKADLFISVHTNSVASGRYVKGFQVYTLGMHRAKANLDVAMRENSVISMERGYQQTYQGFDPNSSESYIMFEFMQNANMERSVELARMIQNSVCSSAGRIDKGVHQAGFLVLRESYMPSCLIELGFITAADEEEYLNSPEGIDAMAKGIYNAFVQYKNAYDTRIVVPYRPVENKRIVIDRVVPTAPTTKPRPVAPIERSRSVAPVQRSRSTVPVEQPRSSTPAPPARPMNKVQEAKKRISDAIRELLPCNDTESKTSKAVPVFKIQVLASNRQLRSGSELFHGRTDIDCVQEGNFYKYFIGSSTNYNDISRLRGKLLKDFPQAFIIAYKNGVRMDVNQAIAEFLKNKKNK
- the folB gene encoding dihydroneopterin aldolase; protein product: MKLMTSYILLQGLHFHARIGVGEQERVVGNEYVLDLRLGYPFAKAMKSDDVADTLNYAEVFNVIREVMKQPARLLESVAGSIVEALCAAFPMLSSIDLKLVKLNPPMGADSDGAGVELHLINDKTED
- a CDS encoding adenosylcobalamin-dependent ribonucleoside-diphosphate reductase gives rise to the protein METKQTYSFDEAFQASLAYFGGDELAARVWVNKYAMKDSFGNIYEKSPEQMHWRIANEIARIENKYKNPLTAQEVFDLLDHFRYIIPAGSPMTGIGNNYQVASLSNCFVIGLDGNADSYGAIMRIDEEQVQLMKRRGGVGHDLTHIRPKGSPVNNSALTSTGLVPFMERYSNSTREVAQDGRRGALMLSVSIKHPDSEAFIDAKMEEGKVTGANVSVKITDEFMQAVVEDKTYVQQFPTNSSEPSVTKEISAKALWEKIVHNAWKSAEPGVLFWDTIIRESIPDCYADLGFQTVSTNPCGEIPLCPYDSCRLLSLNLYSYVIDPFTDHARFDMELFKRHAQLAQRLMDDIIDLEMEKIDLIMSKIKTDPQVDEVKSAEYHLWEKIKKKSCQGRRTGVGITAEGDMIAAMGLRYGTQEATDFSVDIHRTLALNAYRSSVTMAQERGAFEIYDAKREEKNPFILRLKEADGQLYEDMKKYGRRNIACLTIAPTGTTSLMTQTTSGIEPVFMPVYKRRRKVNPNDTDVHVDFVDEVGDSFEEYIVYHRKFLTWMEVNGIDTKKKYSQEEIDELVKRSPYYKATANDVDWLMKVRMQGEIQKWVDHSISVTVNLPNQVDEELVNKLYVEAWRSGCKGCTIYRDGSRSGVMISVSKKDKTKDEKPVDEEKVKDLNSAEEHHEHICNHPNVIEVRPKELECDVVRFQNNKEKWVAFVGLLEGYPYEIFTGLQDDEEGIALPKSVTKGKIIKQTAEDGSHRYDFQFENKRGYKTTVEGLSEKFNPEYWNYAKLISGVLRYRMPIDHVIKLVGSLQLKNESINTWKNGVERALKKYVVDGTSASGLKCPVCGQETLVYQEGCLICTNCGASRCG
- a CDS encoding nitroreductase family protein, producing the protein MKTIHTRKTIRKYTNKDVSEDLLKTLLEKAERTPTMGNLQLYSVVITRNEEKKAQLAPAHFNQPMVMGAPVVLTFCADFRRTTLWAENRKATPGYDNFLSFLNAATDALLYCQTFCNLAEEEGLGTCFLGTTIYNPKAIIEVLQLPRLVMPVATITLGWPAENPPLTDRLPIDSIIHHETYEDYTPDRIDAFYTPKEQLEENKHFVEINNKETLAQVFTDLRYTKEANEALSKVLINSLKNQGFIKE